In Mycolicibacterium aubagnense, the DNA window GGCTGACGCGTGCGATGTCCCGACCCGCTTCGCTTGCCGAAGCGGTGTGTGCCATCTGTGCGAGACCGAAATCATTTCTGGCACCACTACATACATCCGGGAACCGCTCGAACCGCCCCGAGTGGGAGCGGTCTTGATCTGCTCGGCCGCCCCGGAAAGCGATGTGGTGCTTGATATCTGATCAGTTGGCGTGCAGCGCCTCGTTCAGGGTGATGCCGGTGCCGTCGCGCTTGACGACCTCGACCGCGCCGCTGACCGAGTTCCGGCGGAACAGCAGGTTGTTCGAGCCGGACAGCTCCTTGGCCTTGACGGTCTGACCGTCGGCGGTGGTCACCTTGGTGCCGCCCGTGACGTACAGACCGGCCTCGACGACGCAGTCGTCGCCAAGCGAGATGCCGAGGCCGGCGTTGGCGCCCAGCAGGCAGCGCTTGCCCACAGAGATGACTTCCTTGCCGCCGCCGGACAGCGTGCCCATGATCGAAGCGCCGCCACCGACGTCGGAACCGTCATCGACGACGACGCCCGCGGAGATGCGTCCCTCGACCATGGACGTGCCGAGGGTGCCGGCGTTGAAGTTGACGAAGCCCTCGTGCATGACGGTGGTGCCCGACGCGAGGTGTGCACCCAGGCGGACGCGGTCGGCGTCGGCGATGCGCACGCCGGTGGGCAGGACGTAGTCGACCATCCGGGGGAACTTGTCGACGCCGAACACGGTGACCGTGCCGCGACGGCGAAGCTTGGCGCGGACGGTCTCGAAGCCCTCGACCGCACAGGGACCGAAGTTGGTCCACACCACGTTGGTCAGCAGGCCGAAGATGCCGTCCATGTTGGCGCCGTGCGGTGCGACGAGACGGTGTGACAGCAGGTGCAGGCGCAGGTAGGCGTCGTGCGCGTCGGCGGGCTTGTCGTCCAGCGAGGCGATGGTGGTCCGCACGATCTCGGTGCGCACGCCGCGGTCCTCATCGGTGCCGACGAGGGCTTCCAGCTCGGCGGGGACCGGGCCGGCCGCGGCGTCAGCCGAGAGCGCGGGCGCGGGGAACCAGGTATCCAGGACCGTTCCGTCGGCGGTGATGGTGGCGATGCCGATGCCAGATGCACCAGAAGAAGAAGTCACGTTGGCCAAGGTTACTGGAGGGCCGCCCGGATCAGGACCTCAGCTGCGGCCCGCGCGCGCAGGGCTACGGTGGGATCCCGATCCATTCGGGCGCTGAGCCCCGAGCCGTCATAGATCAGCTGGAGTTGGCTGCCCAAGGTCTCGGGATCGGTGACGCCGGCATCGCGGGCCAGGTCGGTGAACAGGGTGCGGACGTCCGCGCGGAACTCGTCCGCTGCCCGCGCGATGACACCTCCTTCGGGAGCCTCTGCGCTGGCTGAGATGAACGCACAGCCGTGAAAGTCGGGCT includes these proteins:
- the dapD gene encoding 2,3,4,5-tetrahydropyridine-2,6-dicarboxylate N-succinyltransferase yields the protein MTSSSGASGIGIATITADGTVLDTWFPAPALSADAAAGPVPAELEALVGTDEDRGVRTEIVRTTIASLDDKPADAHDAYLRLHLLSHRLVAPHGANMDGIFGLLTNVVWTNFGPCAVEGFETVRAKLRRRGTVTVFGVDKFPRMVDYVLPTGVRIADADRVRLGAHLASGTTVMHEGFVNFNAGTLGTSMVEGRISAGVVVDDGSDVGGGASIMGTLSGGGKEVISVGKRCLLGANAGLGISLGDDCVVEAGLYVTGGTKVTTADGQTVKAKELSGSNNLLFRRNSVSGAVEVVKRDGTGITLNEALHAN
- a CDS encoding TetR/AcrR family transcriptional regulator, with product MSARDKLLDAANELFYSEGVQTVGIDRIIERAGVAKASLYNTFGSKDELVKAYLQSRHAGTTDRLRSAIKERTDPVQRLLAAFDVQAELFRQPDFHGCAFISASAEAPEGGVIARAADEFRADVRTLFTDLARDAGVTDPETLGSQLQLIYDGSGLSARMDRDPTVALRARAAAEVLIRAALQ